In the genome of Oncorhynchus clarkii lewisi isolate Uvic-CL-2024 chromosome 4, UVic_Ocla_1.0, whole genome shotgun sequence, one region contains:
- the LOC139407719 gene encoding protein LBH-like — protein MTEVINTCDSTVGDFSIGGTSGEEGISFQIFPDSHKRFPKLSKRLPSIVVEPTESGEVESGELRWPPDDLSYPNEDPGEAQAQAAGEDNPTAVQQ, from the exons ATGACAGAAGTGATAAACACCTGTGATTCGACAGTGGGAGACTTCAGCATCGGAGGCACCTCAGGAGAAGAGGGTATATCCTTCCAG ATCTTTCCGGACTCCCACAAACGGTTCCCCAAGCTGTCCAAACGGCTTCCCTCCATCGTGGTGGAGCCCACTGAGAGCGGGGAAGTGGAGAGTGGCGAGCTCCGTTGGCCCCCCGATGACCTTAGTTACCCTAATGAAGACCCCGGAGAGGCCCAGGCCCAGGCAGCAG GCGAGGATAATCCAACAGCGGTACAGCAATGA